One Nocardia huaxiensis genomic window, GGTCAGCGGCTCGATCGCGCGGCCGAACAGCCACAGCCACACCATATTGCCGGCGATGTGTGCGACGCCGATGTCCTGACCGGGCTCGAGATGCAGGAAGGCGCCGGTGAGTAGTCGGTACCACTCACCGAATTCGATTCCGGCCAGCGAATCACCCGGTTCCGGATGCCCGTCGTACAGATAGACGGTGCCGTCGTTGAGATAGCCGCGACCGAGCGTGGCGAATCTGTCCTGCAGCCGTGGGTCGATCAGTTGCGCCGCGTAGGTGAGTAGATTGACCGCGATCAGTAGGTAGGTGACCGGGTGCTTACGCAGGTCGGCGGCGAGTTTCGGAGGCATGGCACTCCTCGAATGGGGGTGCGGTGCGTCAGAATTGGTTGCCGCTGACGTCGGAGATCTTCCAGCCCTGGTTGCGGTCTACGGTCAGCTTGTAGGTGATCGTGGTGCGAACGGGGGAGGGGCTCTGGGTGGTGGTGGCGGTGCTGTCGATGAACACGTCGACCTGGTAGACGCCGTTCGATGACGAGATCACCTTGGCGGCAAGCAGACTCGCGGTCGACACCCAGCGGAGCGGGACGATGATCTCACGCAGCTGCGCGGCGGAACCGTCGAACTCGGCGGCCAGCTGCGGGGTCGTATTGGCCTTGAGCCGCTGCTGCCAGGAATCGAAGTCGCGGTAGTCGACTGTGGCCGC contains:
- a CDS encoding rhomboid family intramembrane serine protease, whose amino-acid sequence is MPPKLAADLRKHPVTYLLIAVNLLTYAAQLIDPRLQDRFATLGRGYLNDGTVYLYDGHPEPGDSLAGIEFGEWYRLLTGAFLHLEPGQDIGVAHIAGNMVWLWLFGRAIEPLTGHLRMLLLYLGSAIGGSLAVYRLAPDDLVVGASGAVYGLVAALFGLNLRNRTERAGAASLAAIFLV